The Callospermophilus lateralis isolate mCalLat2 chromosome 4, mCalLat2.hap1, whole genome shotgun sequence genomic interval TCTTTAACATTCCTTGAGACTATATTGATTCAcccataaaaaacaaacaaacaaacagaaaactatGTGATATATGCTTACTTTTGTTGACATCCTTGTCTTTTGATTTGATTGATTTTGTTTGGACTATTAGATGTAGTGATGTTGTTTCAGTTAGGGAAtcgtatttttaaaaacaacaattTCGATCGCATCTAAGGGACCTTCCTTATATAGAACCAGGCACTGCTCACCTAGGACATGTGGTTTTGctgtgtttgttgctgctgctgctgctgctgttgaatGAGCAATTGCTGCTGTTGCCGACGCCGGGCTGTCCGCAGCTTCTCAAAGCGAGCCTCCATTTCTTCCAGGACTTTTGGGGTGTATCGGACCACCAGCTTGACACTGTCCTTTGCAGCCTTGAGTAGTTCCACAGCTTTCTCATGGTGCTCTCCTTCCACGCTCTGAAAAGACAAGGACGTTTGTTACAGGGAAGACCTTCCATGTTCTCTTCCCTGAGAGACTGAACTGAAATTAGTATCCTATTGAAAGTCCAGAGTTTAAAAGTTGAAGCAAGCACAGCAAGTGGGATATAATACCATCACCATCATTTATTATGTTCATAGCTGAACTGTGAGCCTGTAGGCTTCATCAGGACAGAGAATGAATCAGATTGGGGGCTCAAGTCAGGAGGGTGAAAAATGACAAAGAAATGCTAACATTTTGAatgggatttctttttcttttttttttagtgtggtACTTTTTTatggtgtactggggattgagcaccATACCTCATGAAGCACTCTTCTGCTGAGCTACATTGCtactcttctatttttttttttttaattttgagatagtaaTCAGATTTTGAGGGATCCTACAAAGAAATGAGAACGCTTCTCATTCCTCTCAGCTGATTCCTAGGGTGGGTGACATGACCAATATTTTACAAGATTGTAGTGTAAAGGCCTTTGTGCCTAACTTCTTCAataaaatttcaagaaaaattGGCTGTGTGATTTAGGAACACAGGAACTGAACACAGGATCTAGGAACTGATTATCAGAACATCTGAGTGGCACTGGGTGGCAGAGGAGGCCAACTACAGTTGGTTAAGATTACATTTTCATAGCCCAATTGGAAGGGGGAAACTTGAAATCGGTATCGGATTAAGCTACCAAAAAATACAGTAATTCACATCTCAAGCTCATATCAATTGTAATATATGAGATTCATAATTACTACTACTCTACACATTTGGAAATTTAAAGGATTATGTCCAATTCTAACCCTTGCTTCAGAAAGATGAATGTGAACTGAGGAAGAAAAGGTTTGAATTTAGCAACAATATTGTCACTGGCAGCATGTAAAAGCACCACTTGTCATTTGTTGGAGTAGAGCACAGATAATAAGGGTTTAAAAATTGGGCACAGTGAGCCCTGGAGGCAACTTACATAACCAATTCTCCATGTCTGGATTGCACAGTAAGCAGAGGTTTTAAAGAGGTTTTAGGTAGAGTGAATTTTTATCTGTGGTGAAAGTCTAGGAAAATAGGCACCTTCATTGATTAATTCATTCTTTTAATTATTCATTCAATCATGAACAGAGTCTCTTAGCAGACTTTTATTAAGCATTTATCCTACTAAATTCTTTGGAACAACATTAAAGACAGAGgaaaactttgaaaatattaCACAATATAAACTCTGTTTTCTGTGTGCTTGTAATTTCTTTGTAATTTGTACCAACAGAATTTGATACGGTATGAAATTTTCCTTTTAAAGGAAAACTTGGTGGTTCAGCTGtgcataatttcttttttaatattaaaagttGCATGTTTATATGTTTTAATAACGCTGGTTCACTCCTTTTCTAGGCCAGTTGATTAGtttccaggctttttttttttttttttggcttttgttCTATCTGCTTTCATTTAATAGGTTGTAGATTCTAGGCCAGACCGTGAGAGGCCCATTATCTCTGTTTAGGCACTGTGCCTGTGATTCAGAGCTGCCACGGGAGGACTGTGGTACTAATGCAGGGCATGGGCTTTCATGGCAGGGGCAAAGGGTTGAGAGAAATAATAGCCATGAGTCCACACTCAGCCCTGTGGAACTATCAAAGTTATCCTCTCCCATACAATAATTTACAGAAAGCAGACTCTATGGTCTTCAAACTCAGAATTTTGGTCTTGATGTTTTTAATCCATGGATCACATGTTGACTCAGTTCCCATCACCAGAATCAATAGGTCTCTTGATGGACTCTTAGCTTCCTCTGTGTTCCCCACCAGGGTACAGAACCATTATATGAGATCTGGAGTGCATCCGACTTCATTTCTACTACTGAAAATATCTTTAGTAAATCAAATAACACAAATTAGAGAATTGATCAGTATTTGGAAACTAAGGTGAATTTTAGAGATGGGTTTGAATTCATATAAGAATACTCATAGAATTTATTATTTTAGACAATCAACCTTGTTTTTAAATTGCTTTCAGCATCTTAAGTCTTTTCTTAAGAC includes:
- the Lin7a gene encoding protein lin-7 homolog A isoform X2, whose product is MGGKEQNSPIYISRIIPGGVAERHGGLKRGDQLLSVNGVSVEGEHHEKAVELLKAAKDSVKLVVRYTPKVLEEMEARFEKLRTARRRQQQQLLIQQQQQQQQQTQQNHMS